The genomic region TTGTTTATATTGGGCAAGAAGAGAAAATAAAATAAGAAAGGTTAATGTACAGGTAAGAAGAACTAATGGGAAAGCAAACCCCCTGGAATTATTAGGGCAGGTGATATGACTTTTCATAGCTAACTCCCTTCTTGTCGACAATTAGCACAGACAGTTCGTGTTGAGAAGGTTTGGAAAAACGGAGATTTGAAATGGAATAAAGAAGTGGTTCGTGCCCAGTAAAATTCACTCTTCTTCGAACAATATCTCCATATTTTTCAATGGAGACTATTTCTCCAGAGGGTTTTGTAATTAAGAGCTGAGTAGAGGTTATATTCGTTTTTTGTGAACCTTTTATTTCAAAATAAATAAACTCAAACAATTGATGAACTTCTATTGTTTGATTGTTATTTAGATCATCTAGAGAAAAAAACAGCCGATACAAAAAAGGGAGTGAGGTCATAATAATTAAAGTAATCATAAGACTAAGAAGTGTCTCAATTAGGGAAAATCCCTTCTCTGATCTATTAGTATGGTATCCCATAAAAAACAATCTCCTTCCTTATGTTTCGATAAGACACCCACCTGATTTCTCCCCTAATAAAAATATCCTCTTCGAAAAAACTCATTTCTCCTTCTGTTTGATGATATAAAATTTTATGATCGATTGGATCCTCCTCCACTGGTAAGGAAGTGGATAGATGATCATATAAATGTTCTTGCAATTGATATATAAAATGCTGTTCAATTTCAAGTTCTCTATATTCTAATAATAGGATGCGGAAAATGGGTAGGGTTACTAGGATAAGGGTCATATAAAGGGTGAAAGAGAGTACAGTATCCCAAAAAGTAAATCCATTAGGATGTTTTTTCAATATGCAGTCGCCCCTTTCCTAGAGGAAAAATAAATTTATAAGTTCCCAGGGTTGTTGTTAATTCAAAGGTTCCGGGAAAACGATTTTGCCCCAAAAAGGAAAAATAAAGAGGGTTCTGAAACGTACGTAAGTCCACCTTCCATGAGGGAGGAAAGCTTTTTGATTTTTTTAATCCACTTGATGCTGTATCACTTATGTAATACCTATGTTTTGCAACATCAATGGTTAAATAATCTATATCTTGTTCTGTAATGGAACGTTTTTGCAGCCACAAAACATCTTGCTCGAACTCCTTAAAAAAATATTGCTGTTGAATGGAATCGTATAATTTGAAAGACAATGGGACGGTTAACAGTAAGAGCACAGAAAGAAAGGTTAGGGACAGGATGACTTCAAGTAGAGTGAAGCCATTTTTCTTATTTTCACTCAGGTGTTCCAACGGTAGCAGCAACCTTTGTTACAGTTCCATCGGCCTGTAATTCTAAAGCATCCCCATTAGGACATTCGCTGGAACTGATGTATTTATCAGTTTCTAAAACATTAATACTAGCAGGATAATCACCTCCATTTTCCATACGATAAGCCTGTACCTGAGCTTCAGCTAGTCTAATAAGAGCCTCGCAACCCTTATCTTCCACTACTTTTGTATTGGTTGTAATATTAGGAATGGTT from Bacillaceae bacterium S4-13-56 harbors:
- the comGC gene encoding competence type IV pilus major pilin ComGC, whose product is MKIRNEKGFTLIEMLIVLLIISVLLIITIPNITTNTKVVEDKGCEALIRLAEAQVQAYRMENGGDYPASINVLETDKYISSSECPNGDALELQADGTVTKVAATVGTPE
- the comGF gene encoding competence type IV pilus minor pilin ComGF, producing MGYHTNRSEKGFSLIETLLSLMITLIIMTSLPFLYRLFFSLDDLNNNQTIEVHQLFEFIYFEIKGSQKTNITSTQLLITKPSGEIVSIEKYGDIVRRRVNFTGHEPLLYSISNLRFSKPSQHELSVLIVDKKGVSYEKSYHLP
- the comGD gene encoding competence type IV pilus minor pilin ComGD gives rise to the protein MEHLSENKKNGFTLLEVILSLTFLSVLLLLTVPLSFKLYDSIQQQYFFKEFEQDVLWLQKRSITEQDIDYLTIDVAKHRYYISDTASSGLKKSKSFPPSWKVDLRTFQNPLYFSFLGQNRFPGTFELTTTLGTYKFIFPLGKGRLHIEKTS